DNA from Desulfarculus baarsii DSM 2075:
TGATATTTAGCGCAGATAGAGCTTTACAAAATCCCCTGAGTACGCCAAAATATGCCCAGTTTTGACGCCGTTTGCTTCCTATTTGCTTCCGAATTTTTGGAGCTTTCGACAATAAAAACTGGGTAGTGACCATGCACCTGCTTACGAAAAAGGGCATTGACGCCCTGCAACCCGCCGAAACGGAGTTCTGGGTATGGGATTCCAAGCTGTCAGGCTTCGGCGTCAGAGTGCATCCCACCGGCCGCAAAGTCTTTGTGGCTCAATATCGCTCGCAAACCGGCCGCACCCGCCGCATGGCCTTGGGCCAGGTGGGCAAGATCACCCTGGATGAGGCGCGCACCCTGGCCCAGCGAGTTTTTTCCGACGTGGCTAAGGGCCTTGACCCTTCCGCCAACCGCAAGCAGGGCCGGACAGCTCCCACCGTCGCCGAACTGTGCGCCCGTTATCTGGCCGAACATGCCCAGGCCAAGAAAAAGCCGGCCAGCCAAGTCAGAGACCGGCGGTTGATTGAGCGCTTCATCATCCCCCAACTTGGTGGCGAGAAGGTCAACACGCTTTCCAGGGCCGACGTGGCCAAGCTGCACAACGCCATCGGCCGTGAAACGCCCATCCAGGCCAACCGAACCCTGGCCGTGGTGTCGAAGATGATGACCCTGGCCATCCGGTGGGGCCTGCGAGACGAAGCCAAGGGCAACCCGGCCCAGTTCATCGAACGTTTCCGCGAGGCCAAGCGCGAGCGCTATTTGTCCGCCGACGAACTGGCGCAACTGGGCCAGGCCCTGGCGGCCGCCGAAAATGAAGGCTGGGGATTCAGGCCGGCCATTGACGCCATCCGCTTTCTGTTGCTGACCGGCGCGCGGGTGGGAGAGGCCCTGTCGCTACGTTGGGAATGGATTGACCGCGAGCGCGCCTGTATCTTTCTGCCAGACTCCAAGACGGGCCGCAAGGCCCTGCCCATCGGCGGCGCGGTGCTCGCGATGCTGGACGGCCTGGCCAAGCAGGCCGGCAACCCGCATGTGTTCCCCGGCCAGAGCCTGGGCCGGCCGCTGGTGGACATAAACACCACATGGCGCAAGGTGCGGGCCAGGGCTGGGCTGGAAGGCGTGCGCCTGCACGACCTGCGTCATAGCTACGCCAGCGTTGGGGCCGCATCGGGCCTGAGCTTGACGCTGATTGGCGCGATTTTGGGGCATTCCGAGCCCAGCACCACGGCCAGATATTCTCACTTGGCCAACAACCCCTTGGCCCAAGCCGCCGATATGGTCAGCGCCAAAATCGCCGCCGCCCTGGCCGCGCCGGTGGCGGAAAAAGTTGTGGCACTGCGACGAAAAGAGTGATTTTCCCCTTGACGCCCCCGTGGCCAGACTCTATACTCTACACAGAATTAGGCAATCCGTGTCTGGCGGTGTGCGAGTTGAAGGCGGGTAGAGCCCGCCCCTTCGGGTAGGCTGCGCACATACAGGCAAGGGCGGGCATTAGGCCCGTTCGCGCTCGGGCAGAGCCCGCGTGAAAAGCGAAACAGTCTTAACTGTTTTGTCTCCACGCGGGTTTTTTTGTGGCCGCGCCGGAGACGGAAAGGCCTAGCCATCATGAGCCAACCCGTCGTTTTTCTTGCAACCCCCCAAGCCGCCGAACTCCTGGGAATCAGCCGCAAAACGCTCGAAAAGTGGCGTCTTGTCGGCGGTGGCCCATCCTACTGCAAGGTGGGGCGTCTTGTCCGCTACACCTCCGACGACCTGCAGGCTTGGCTGGATAGCCGCCGCCGCGTGTCCACCAGCGACCCCGGCGTGGCGGCCTGACCATGGCCGGCCACGCAGACAACACTTTTCCGGCTTGTTTCGGCAATTACCAAGCCGACTGCCCGTATAGGGATTGTGACAGGGCAACCCGCCTGGAATGCCAAGGCGCGGCCCGTCTGGCGGAGGCGCGGAAAGCAAACCTCCTTGCCCGCCGGCGGCGCGGCGAACTTGGGCCGCGTGCGGCCTATCTGGTTTGGCGCTGGAACTACGCCCCCAACGAAGTCCGCGACCTGGACGAATAGGGGTACTGAAATGGCGTTGAAGCTTGTCGGCCAGGGCCTGGAAGCGCCCCGCCCAGGGGCGCGCACTCTTGGTTTTGATACTCTTGATAATAAGAGTATTAAT
Protein-coding regions in this window:
- a CDS encoding tyrosine-type recombinase/integrase, translating into MHLLTKKGIDALQPAETEFWVWDSKLSGFGVRVHPTGRKVFVAQYRSQTGRTRRMALGQVGKITLDEARTLAQRVFSDVAKGLDPSANRKQGRTAPTVAELCARYLAEHAQAKKKPASQVRDRRLIERFIIPQLGGEKVNTLSRADVAKLHNAIGRETPIQANRTLAVVSKMMTLAIRWGLRDEAKGNPAQFIERFREAKRERYLSADELAQLGQALAAAENEGWGFRPAIDAIRFLLLTGARVGEALSLRWEWIDRERACIFLPDSKTGRKALPIGGAVLAMLDGLAKQAGNPHVFPGQSLGRPLVDINTTWRKVRARAGLEGVRLHDLRHSYASVGAASGLSLTLIGAILGHSEPSTTARYSHLANNPLAQAADMVSAKIAAALAAPVAEKVVALRRKE
- a CDS encoding helix-turn-helix transcriptional regulator is translated as MSQPVVFLATPQAAELLGISRKTLEKWRLVGGGPSYCKVGRLVRYTSDDLQAWLDSRRRVSTSDPGVAA